The following coding sequences are from one Virgibacillus necropolis window:
- a CDS encoding S8 family serine peptidase, whose amino-acid sequence MRLLINLTIIMALILTTQPFATHAVEEEDLVSVIIEVEGDPEKREEYLHTYFPYVEVVATYDKLFNGLALKSSPRNLTEMGSLDFVKAVHPVRTYEATATQRQTKVLPNTITPNSVNTTRYTGEGVKVGVIDTGIDYNHPDLDVNYVDGYDLVDLDEDPMETLQKQGMPTLHGTHVAGIIAADGQIKGVAPDAELYAYRALGPGGSGTSIQVIAALEQAIDDGVDIINLSLGNSVNGPDFPTSVAVNRAVKLGVAVVIANGNSGPANWTVGSPATASKALSVGASTYPEKVPYLYDKLQDKSIQLSPMSGAPAWNLTKDYAIASIDESNLRGKIALVERGKKVPFYEKAKMAQDKGAAAVLIYNNEKGSFNGSVDSQQNPIQIPVASISKKAGEWLIGQLQGESLYVETNYQEVPRTIASFSSRGPVTVNWDIKPDVVAPGAKILSTIPSGYAVLQGTSMAAPHVAGALALVKEAHPDWTVDQLTNALKTTAQPFYDATGEILEPISQGMGLIQPEAAILTDTILHEPLLSLGKVEQHADEKTVNLTVENISGQSQSYYFTIPNQQKGLRWHLPREFTVEPHGKKSVPIKVDVTSNWLDEGIHQGYLALNSEDKTYQLPYLFLNKTGDFQKAMGFEFSLKAFSDDTYVYRMYVTDEVEHLTVDLYNPDTLVHEKTLFEINEPVVGMNEGYLDKKEVDVSGTYKVLVTVTLSDGTYDSHLTELTVTE is encoded by the coding sequence ATGCGATTACTCATCAACTTAACAATCATCATGGCACTCATCCTAACCACACAACCATTTGCAACCCATGCCGTAGAAGAGGAAGACCTCGTTTCCGTTATCATTGAAGTGGAGGGTGACCCCGAAAAACGGGAGGAATATTTACATACGTATTTTCCGTACGTGGAAGTGGTGGCGACCTATGATAAGCTGTTTAATGGTCTGGCACTGAAGTCTTCTCCTCGCAATCTTACAGAGATGGGCTCTCTTGATTTTGTTAAGGCGGTTCATCCAGTTCGAACATACGAAGCAACAGCCACGCAAAGGCAAACTAAAGTCCTGCCTAATACGATTACACCAAATAGTGTCAACACAACTCGCTATACAGGCGAAGGAGTAAAAGTAGGTGTAATCGATACGGGTATAGACTACAATCACCCTGACCTAGATGTCAATTATGTTGATGGCTATGACTTGGTAGATCTTGATGAGGATCCAATGGAAACATTGCAGAAGCAAGGCATGCCTACTCTACACGGCACACATGTAGCAGGAATTATCGCGGCTGATGGACAGATTAAAGGCGTAGCGCCCGATGCGGAACTTTACGCTTATCGTGCACTTGGACCAGGGGGTAGTGGGACATCGATTCAAGTAATCGCTGCACTGGAACAGGCAATTGATGATGGCGTTGATATTATTAATTTATCACTTGGTAATTCTGTAAATGGCCCTGATTTTCCTACAAGCGTAGCAGTGAATCGTGCGGTAAAATTAGGTGTGGCAGTGGTAATTGCTAATGGAAATTCAGGACCAGCAAATTGGACAGTTGGTTCGCCAGCAACTGCATCAAAAGCGTTATCGGTTGGAGCTTCCACTTATCCGGAAAAAGTTCCTTACCTCTACGATAAGCTTCAAGATAAGTCGATTCAGCTCAGCCCAATGAGCGGCGCACCAGCATGGAATTTAACCAAGGATTACGCCATAGCTTCCATCGATGAAAGCAACCTACGTGGAAAAATCGCATTAGTTGAACGCGGTAAAAAGGTCCCTTTTTATGAAAAGGCAAAAATGGCACAAGACAAAGGGGCGGCAGCGGTTCTTATTTATAACAATGAGAAGGGGAGCTTTAATGGTTCCGTCGACAGTCAACAAAACCCAATTCAAATCCCTGTTGCCTCTATTTCAAAAAAAGCAGGTGAATGGCTGATTGGCCAACTTCAAGGAGAAAGTCTTTATGTGGAAACGAACTATCAAGAAGTTCCAAGGACTATTGCTTCCTTCAGCTCACGTGGCCCTGTTACAGTGAATTGGGATATAAAGCCAGATGTTGTAGCACCAGGAGCTAAAATTTTAAGCACAATACCAAGTGGGTATGCAGTCTTACAAGGAACAAGTATGGCAGCACCACATGTGGCTGGGGCTTTGGCTTTAGTAAAAGAAGCGCATCCAGACTGGACTGTCGATCAACTAACAAATGCATTAAAAACAACAGCTCAGCCTTTTTACGATGCAACTGGTGAAATTCTAGAACCAATCTCACAAGGGATGGGACTGATTCAACCTGAGGCAGCCATTCTAACGGACACAATTTTACACGAGCCGTTGCTATCATTAGGGAAAGTTGAACAGCATGCCGATGAGAAAACAGTCAATTTAACGGTAGAAAATATCTCCGGTCAATCCCAGAGCTATTATTTTACTATCCCAAATCAACAAAAAGGACTCAGGTGGCACTTGCCGCGCGAATTTACTGTTGAGCCACATGGAAAAAAATCTGTACCAATAAAAGTGGATGTAACCTCAAATTGGTTGGATGAAGGAATCCATCAGGGCTATCTAGCATTAAACAGTGAAGATAAAACATATCAATTACCTTATTTATTCCTTAATAAAACAGGGGATTTTCAAAAGGCAATGGGATTCGAGTTTTCCCTAAAAGCCTTTTCAGATGATACCTATGTATACCGAATGTACGTGACAGATGAGGTCGAGCATCTAACAGTCGATTTATACAACCCAGATACACTTGTCCACGAGAAAACACTATTTGAAATTAACGAACCAGTTGTAGGTATGAACGAGGGTTATTTGGATAAAAAAGAAGTAGATGTTTCTGGTACGTATAAGGTACTTGTAACCGTAACATTAAGCGATGGGACCTACGATAGTCATTTAACGGAATTAACAGTGACAGAATAA
- a CDS encoding ATP synthase subunit I, which produces MKQYENMIPRQRKWMLYLLAILVLGAGFTPFLSIFLGLLLGTVVSFYNLWILQKKVYDFGEAVAKKQSAKGLGTVSRLAAVALAVIITLRFEDYFHVTAVIIGLMTSYIVIIIDFMVFRFKE; this is translated from the coding sequence ATGAAGCAATATGAAAATATGATACCCCGACAACGCAAGTGGATGCTCTACCTTCTCGCAATATTGGTACTCGGAGCAGGGTTCACCCCATTTCTCAGTATCTTCCTCGGACTTCTTTTAGGAACCGTAGTTAGTTTTTATAATTTATGGATCTTGCAAAAGAAGGTTTACGACTTTGGAGAGGCCGTAGCAAAAAAGCAATCCGCAAAAGGACTTGGTACTGTATCGCGATTAGCTGCCGTCGCATTAGCAGTAATCATAACACTTCGTTTTGAAGATTATTTTCACGTCACAGCCGTAATAATTGGTTTAATGACATCCTATATTGTCATTATAATAGATTTTATGGTGTTTAGATTTAAAGAATAG
- the atpB gene encoding F0F1 ATP synthase subunit A, with amino-acid sequence MNHTAPIVEDVLGISWLDFNLSNVLMIAIASTIVFILSVLGAKTLQMKPTGTQNFMEWVVDFIKGMINDTMDWKTGKIFLPLGLTLITYILVSNLMGVAFMAVFGHDLWWKSPTSDPGVTLSLAAMVILLTHFYGIKIKGTKEYGKDFLKPFPVFLPIKIIEEFANTLTLGLRLFGNIYAGEVLLGLLAGVTASGVLGFFGGAIPMLAWQGFSLFIGGIQAFIFTMLTMVYMSHKVSSDH; translated from the coding sequence GTGAACCATACAGCACCAATAGTTGAGGATGTACTTGGAATATCCTGGCTTGATTTTAATTTATCCAATGTTTTAATGATTGCAATTGCTTCTACAATTGTATTTATTCTTTCTGTTCTAGGAGCAAAAACATTGCAAATGAAGCCAACTGGCACACAGAACTTTATGGAGTGGGTCGTTGATTTCATAAAAGGCATGATTAACGACACGATGGATTGGAAAACAGGTAAGATTTTCTTACCGCTTGGACTAACACTTATCACATACATTCTTGTCAGTAACTTAATGGGGGTAGCATTCATGGCAGTGTTTGGCCATGATCTATGGTGGAAATCACCAACATCTGATCCAGGTGTAACGCTATCACTAGCAGCAATGGTTATTCTATTAACACATTTTTATGGTATCAAGATAAAAGGTACAAAAGAATACGGTAAGGATTTCTTAAAACCATTTCCGGTATTCTTACCTATTAAGATAATCGAAGAATTTGCAAACACCCTTACGCTTGGTCTTCGTCTATTTGGTAATATTTATGCGGGTGAGGTGTTACTAGGGTTGTTGGCAGGTGTAACAGCTTCTGGCGTCTTAGGCTTCTTTGGTGGCGCAATACCAATGTTAGCATGGCAAGGATTTAGTTTATTCATTGGTGGAATTCAAGCATTTATTTTCACCATGTTGACTATGGTTTACATGTCACACAAAGTAAGTAGCGATCATTAA
- the atpE gene encoding F0F1 ATP synthase subunit C, with translation MGSLAAAIAVGLAALGAGVGNGMIVSRTVEGIARQPELKSQLQTTMFIGVGLVEAMPIIAVVIALLVM, from the coding sequence ATGGGATCTTTAGCAGCGGCAATAGCAGTAGGACTAGCAGCATTAGGTGCTGGTGTAGGTAACGGTATGATTGTATCACGTACAGTTGAGGGAATTGCTCGTCAACCAGAACTTAAAAGTCAACTTCAAACTACAATGTTCATTGGTGTAGGTTTAGTTGAGGCGATGCCGATTATCGCGGTAGTTATCGCACTACTAGTTATGTAA
- the atpF gene encoding F0F1 ATP synthase subunit B, producing the protein MQAFTGFSTLNAAIGGLHVGDMLTQLFFFIVLLFLVKKYAWGPVIGMMQKREEYVANEIEIAEKNRAEAEQASKAAAEQLRQTKEEAQKIVEDAKNIGVKQEQEIIETARIEAERIKISAQEEIKIEKERAIQALQDKVASLSVLIASKVIEKEINAQDQEKLINEYIKEVGEER; encoded by the coding sequence GTGCAAGCATTCACTGGGTTTTCTACACTAAATGCTGCAATTGGAGGGCTTCATGTCGGTGACATGTTAACCCAACTATTCTTCTTTATCGTATTATTATTCTTGGTTAAAAAATATGCATGGGGTCCTGTTATAGGGATGATGCAAAAGCGTGAAGAATATGTAGCAAATGAAATTGAAATTGCAGAGAAAAACCGTGCTGAAGCAGAGCAAGCATCTAAAGCAGCGGCGGAACAGCTGCGCCAAACAAAAGAAGAAGCACAGAAAATTGTTGAAGATGCGAAAAACATTGGTGTGAAACAAGAACAAGAAATCATTGAGACTGCTCGCATTGAAGCAGAACGCATCAAAATTTCAGCTCAAGAAGAAATTAAGATTGAAAAAGAAAGAGCCATTCAAGCACTTCAAGATAAAGTGGCATCTTTATCTGTACTAATAGCTAGTAAGGTAATAGAAAAAGAAATTAACGCACAAGATCAGGAAAAACTGATTAACGAATACATTAAAGAGGTAGGAGAAGAGCGATGA